A region from the Streptomyces tsukubensis genome encodes:
- a CDS encoding ABC transporter permease has protein sequence MPVVLALPALLAVGFLLLPLIGILARTEWAALGTHLTSPGVTEALGLSLLVSGWALALSLLLGVPLAWLLARTDIPGKAFIRTLVMLPMVLPPTVGGVALLLGFGRRGLLGPWLEDSFGITLPFHTSGAVIAATFVAMPFLVISLEGALNGLRPEYEETAASLGASPLRVFFTVTVPMAAPGLIAGAALTWARALGEFGATITFAGNLPGVTQTLPLQVYLLLQEEPAAATSVSLLLLAIAMAVLIALRGRWTGGAGADRTEAAPADGPEPDREEEAGGADGAPAPDPGAQWSLHAEVTGFTRLALDAAPGTTVAVVGPNGAGKTTLLRALLGLTPRARAALRLGGDDVTGLPPHRRAVAWVPQHGALFPHLTALGNTAYGLRAHGVPRAEARREARQWLDRLGVGRLAHHRPAQLSGGQAQRVALARALAARPKLLLLDEPLAALDQTTRARVRHLLRRHLDSFGGVCLIVTHDPVEALSLADRVLVLDGGEALQDAPPAEVTRRPRSPWVARMLGRNAWPGTAAADGSLTLRDGGRLVVAEPPPAGAEVLAVIAPEAVAVHRERPAGSPRNVWPGTVREITASGGRLRVLVVSAAAPDLVAEITPQAAAELGLAEGEQVWTSVKATEVVTVRL, from the coding sequence TCGGGCTCTCCCTCCTGGTGTCGGGCTGGGCGCTCGCGCTCTCCCTGCTGCTCGGAGTGCCCCTGGCCTGGCTGCTGGCCAGGACCGACATCCCCGGCAAGGCGTTCATCCGCACCCTGGTGATGCTGCCGATGGTGCTCCCGCCCACCGTCGGCGGTGTGGCGCTGCTCCTCGGCTTCGGCCGGCGCGGGCTGCTCGGGCCCTGGCTGGAGGACAGCTTCGGAATCACCCTTCCCTTCCACACCTCGGGCGCCGTGATCGCCGCGACCTTTGTGGCGATGCCGTTCCTCGTCATCAGTCTCGAAGGCGCGCTGAACGGGCTGCGCCCCGAGTACGAGGAGACCGCCGCGTCCCTCGGCGCCTCCCCCCTCCGGGTGTTCTTCACGGTCACCGTGCCGATGGCCGCCCCCGGGCTGATCGCGGGCGCCGCGCTCACCTGGGCCAGGGCGCTCGGGGAGTTCGGGGCGACGATCACCTTCGCGGGCAATCTGCCGGGGGTGACCCAGACCCTGCCGCTCCAGGTGTATCTGCTGCTCCAGGAGGAACCGGCCGCGGCCACCTCGGTATCACTGCTGCTGCTCGCGATCGCCATGGCCGTACTGATCGCGCTCCGCGGGCGGTGGACCGGGGGCGCGGGCGCCGACCGTACCGAGGCGGCGCCCGCGGACGGCCCCGAACCCGACAGGGAAGAGGAAGCGGGAGGCGCGGACGGCGCCCCGGCCCCGGACCCCGGAGCGCAGTGGTCCCTGCACGCCGAGGTCACCGGATTCACCCGGCTCGCCCTCGATGCCGCGCCCGGCACCACCGTCGCCGTCGTCGGCCCCAACGGCGCCGGGAAGACGACCCTGCTCCGGGCCCTGCTCGGGCTGACCCCCCGCGCCCGGGCGGCGCTCCGCCTCGGCGGCGACGATGTGACCGGGCTCCCGCCGCACCGCCGCGCGGTCGCCTGGGTTCCGCAGCACGGCGCCCTCTTCCCGCATCTGACCGCCCTCGGCAACACCGCCTACGGACTGCGCGCCCACGGCGTCCCGCGCGCCGAGGCCCGGCGCGAGGCCCGGCAGTGGCTGGACCGGCTCGGTGTCGGCAGGCTCGCCCACCACCGGCCCGCCCAGCTCTCCGGCGGACAGGCCCAGCGGGTGGCGCTCGCCCGGGCGCTCGCCGCCCGGCCGAAGCTGCTGCTGCTCGACGAGCCGCTGGCCGCGCTCGACCAGACCACCCGGGCCCGGGTACGCCATCTCCTCCGCCGCCATCTCGACTCCTTCGGCGGGGTCTGCCTGATCGTCACCCACGATCCGGTGGAGGCCCTGTCGCTCGCAGACCGCGTCCTCGTCCTCGACGGCGGCGAAGCCCTCCAGGACGCCCCGCCCGCCGAGGTCACCCGCCGTCCGCGCTCCCCCTGGGTGGCGCGGATGCTGGGCCGCAACGCCTGGCCGGGCACCGCAGCGGCCGACGGGTCCCTGACCCTGCGGGACGGCGGCCGGCTGGTCGTGGCCGAACCGCCGCCGGCCGGGGCCGAGGTGCTCGCCGTCATCGCCCCCGAGGCCGTCGCGGTCCACCGGGAGCGGCCCGCGGGCAGCCCGCGCAACGTCTGGCCGGGGACGGTACGGGAGATCACCGCGTCCGGCGGCAGGCTGCGGGTGCTGGTGGTCTCCGCCGCCGCGCCGGACCTGGTCGCGGAGATCACCCCGCAGGCGGCGGCGGAGCTGGGGCTCGCGGAGGGGGAGCAGGTCTGGACGAGCGTGAAGGCCACGGAGGTCGTGACGGTACGGCTGTGA